The Faecalibacterium sp. I3-3-89 sequence GTCGATCAGTTTCCCGATGGTATCCTGCTTGAACTGCGCCTTGGGTTTGTGCTCTGCGTTTGCGGTCAGGGTGGCAAGCACTGCCGCCTTATCGAACTTGTCACCGAGCTTTTTTGCCCGGATGAACTTCGTTCTGCCAGAGGGCAGATAGCTGAGCTGTCCACGGCTTTCCTTGACGGTGATGCCGTACTGCTGCATGAGCTTGTCAGAGAAATCTTCAAAGCTCGTTGTGCGGTACAACACCGAAGAAATCTGTTTCCGCAAAGTGTCCTTTACGGTTTCAAACTTCTTCTGCCGGGGCTGCTGTCCGGCTACGGTAAGGGCTGCGTTTGCAAGGTCGAGCTTCTGCTGACCACGCCTGCGCGCCCAATACTCCGCTTCGCTCACGCGCTCTTTCGAGCCGTTGAGCAGATCGATCTGGTACAGTCCGGCACCCTCGCACAGCTCCATGACCTCGACACGCAAGTGCCGCATGGTCTGGGCTGTGCTGGAGTGCTTCATGCCCTCTAGCCAGTCGCGGGGCTTCTGCATATAGGGCTTGCGCTCCACCTCTCGTGTTCGGATGCTGCCGATCACGATGTGGACGTGGATATTTCCCGAATGGTTGTGCCCATCGGGGTGAGTGCAGACGATGGTGGGATGACCGGGGAAGTTTTCAGAACAGAATTCCAGACCAAGGGCCTGTGCCTTTTCCATGGTCAGTCCGTTGTCGGCTGCATCTCTGGGGTCAAAGCTGATGATATACTGGTGACTCTTGATATCACCATGCTGGGTATTCTTACCATACTTGCGGTTTGCCAGCAGACAAGCTGTTGCAAACGAGAAATCGCCACACTCAAGGGTGTCGAGCAGGTACGAATCCCGCAGCTTCGGCTTGCTCTGTTCATCCAGAAGTTGCTTCCCGGTGAACGTATCGTGCTGGTAAACGAGGTACGCTTCGATGGCGGTGTAGTCCGAGTTTTTAGAGGCGATATGCTTGAGCGTTGCCATACAGTTCACCCAGAACTTTCTCGGCGTGCAGCCGGAATG is a genomic window containing:
- a CDS encoding relaxase/mobilization nuclease domain-containing protein; protein product: MATLKHIASKNSDYTAIEAYLVYQHDTFTGKQLLDEQSKPKLRDSYLLDTLECGDFSFATACLLANRKYGKNTQHGDIKSHQYIISFDPRDAADNGLTMEKAQALGLEFCSENFPGHPTIVCTHPDGHNHSGNIHVHIVIGSIRTREVERKPYMQKPRDWLEGMKHSSTAQTMRHLRVEVMELCEGAGLYQIDLLNGSKERVSEAEYWARRRGQQKLDLANAALTVAGQQPRQKKFETVKDTLRKQISSVLYRTTSFEDFSDKLMQQYGITVKESRGQLSYLPSGRTKFIRAKKLGDKFDKAAVLATLTANAEHKPKAQFKQDTIGKLIDIQSRMTEGKGIGYKRWLTKHNLKVMAQTVQLLQEKGLTDEDALNQRIAELETKYHDSLAVVKDLEGRMKFNKELRYHVAVYASTKGIVQQFNTAKRPVAFEEQHRAELTAYRAAADYFKANDITKLPSPKKLEAEYAQLASEKAKFYEQYKEAKEELLKLKTAKQNVASFFREEEPAQQER